GCGCGCCCGCGCCTGCATCCGGCTCCGGACGCCTGCGATCTTAGTGGGACCCAACTTGGAGGTAGGTATATAGGGTGTTCGGGGATGGTTCGTGGACTGTCAAGAGTGTAGTGGCCGAGGTGGCCCGTCTGTATTTTCCTCCAGTTAGATCTTCTGCTGTGTAATGTCACAGGTCTTTACTGTGTGGGACAAGGAAGGTACGTGAGGAGATCGCCCCCACGTGGATCCAAGGGAGAGATACCTGGATTTTCTCTTCGTTTTGTAGCACACTGAGAATTCCTGGTTGATCCTCATCTATGGTGTTTCATCTTACCACTGACAAACTTACTTTGAAGTACTCTTTGCTGTTTCAGTACGCACTTGTCTCGACTTCGTAGACATGATAAAGTTCGGTCTCAGTGGGCCCCACATCTTTTTATCGCCAGCCTTTGCACCCTCACTTTATGCTATCAGgtatattatttttgtgttttattagtatttatatatgtgtatcgTTTAATTGCCTGGggcctgcagagatcagaaggcatCTAATTTTTCTGAAACTGGAGGTTCAGATGCTGTGAACTACTaccacttgggtgctgggaactgaacttcacatctctgcaaaagcaacaagttatagctactaagtcatctctccagccccagcatctttagtttttaaaataacacaagaTTTGAAGAGGAGAAACAACCCTTTTAAGACCAACCTAAAGGTGGGGACTTCTTTAGTTTTCCAGGCTTTGGGCTTTCGGAAGTAATCACTTAGGTTTTCCAGAAttggtcttctttttctctcaggcCTATGGTGCAGGTGTCAGGATTGCTTTTGTCCCCAAGGCTAATTGCAGACCTCCACATGTTGAACTATGGGATTCCACAGAGAATGAGACTCTCATCCTTTTGCTGTCAGTGAGCTATTCTTCCCAGCTTTCTCCCACCATCCACTGACCTCATGTCTACCATACTCCTGAATTTGGACTTTGGGGAACCTTCGAAAAAGGCATTTGGAGGAAATGCCAAACATCAACGTTTTGTCAAGAAGCGACGGTTCTTGGAACAGAAAGGATTTCTGAATAAAAAGAACCAACCCCCTAGCAAGGTATCTaagttgaactcagaacctccaAAGAAAAGGGAAACTTCAAGAGTAGATGGCATTTTGAAGATCCTTCCATgtccaaagaagaagaaagaggcagCTGCCTCCAAGAGGGACTCAGAGCATTCCAAAGACAAGAAAGCGTCATTGTCTTGGCTGACCCCTGCTCCTTCAAAGAAGACTGATTCTGTTGTTGCTAAAATAGATTTGCTAGGGGAGTTTCAGAGTGCCCTTCCAAAGATTAAGAGCCACCCATCTCGCACCCAGAAGAAGGGCTCCAAGAAGAAGCCCTTGAAAAAGAAAATTGCTACAGAGAACTCCACCCAAGCTCAGTCAAAGGATAAAAGCTCCAAGAAGAAGCCCTTGAAGAAAAATGCTGTACAGAATTCCACCCAAGCTCATTCTGAGGATAAGTGCCCTAAAGTTCCCCAAAACTTGCCAGGGAAGATGGTGGCGATAGACTGTGAGATGGTGGGCACAGGACCCAAGGGGCGTGTCAGCTCCTTGGCTCGCTGCAGCATTGTGAATTACCATGGAGACGTGCTCTATGACGAGTACGTCCTCCCCCCCTGCTACATTGTGGACTACCGCACCAGATGGAGTGGCATCCGGAAGTGCCACATGGTTAATGCTACACCCTTTAAGACTGCTCGGAGTCAGGTGAGGAGCGTGGGACAGGACAAGAGAGAGAGGTCTGGAGAGGACTTTCAGCAAGTGATGTTCTGGGGAGGTGTCAAAGGATGGTAAAGGGAGGGAGAATACCATCACGTGATTAAGAAGGCTTCCTATTGGAATAAGGAATTATTTTTGtggctgctgtgacaaaatacttgagcaaaagaatgaatttatttGGGCTCAGAGTTTAAGGATTTCTTCCATTACAGTACAGAGATTGTGGCAGCAAGAGCAGGATGTAACTACTGAAttgccaggaagcagagagaagtgaaTACTGgctattctcttctttttttattcagcCCAGGACTCCAGCCAATGGAATGAAtaggttattttgttttagttagtttttttttttacatggatcttcccacctcagttaacccaatCTGAAGGCTCACAGACATGCTCAAATTTGTCTTCTAGTTTAATTCTATTAATTCTATTAAACTGAGTTCTATCACAAGTCCATCCCTGTCAACTTATGACCAAACATCATACATTTTAGCCAAACCTTCCATCCTTGGTCATCACAAGCTCATAGGTATCCCATAATACAAACTGGGTTTAGTTCAATTTCAAAAGTTTCCATGGTTTCTAACAGTCTAAACAAAGTCTCTGAAACCTAGGCAGACTCTTAACTGTGAGCCCCATCACATCAGAAACAAAGGCTGAGGTCATGGAGCTCACTTTTaaacccagtacttgggaggcagagataggtggatctctgagttccaggtcacctagagttacatggtgagacgctgtctcaaaaacaagtttAGAGATGCCTTAttgtgtaaagtgcttgctgcacaagcataaTGACTGAATCCAGAATTTGTAGAGCccagctgtcttagtcagggtttctattgctatgataaaacaccatgaccaaaagcaaccttaCAAGGaaagagggtttatttcagtgaTAGCCCAGCATGAGGGAAGTTAGAGTGGGTACTCAAGGTGGAGGCTATGGAGGAATGCTTGCTCCTTCCTGGCTTgtttagcttgctttcttgtaaTACCTGCctgtgggtggcaccacccacatcaCATCACTCACCATAAAGaaaaggccagtctgatctgcagagtgagttccaggacagccagggctatacagaaaaaccctgtctcaaaaaataaaaataaaacatactccAAACTTTAATAAAAGTCCcatgatctttaaaaattcaaacacttaAAAAGTTTAAAGTCTTTTAAATACCTAAAGTCTTTAGAATTCCAAGTTTCTCTAACTGTGGGCTTTTGTAAAATCAAAATCaggttaaatattttatttcaagagGAAAAAGCCAGGGTACAGTCAcagtcaaaggaaaacaaaactgaagcCCAACATTATAAAGCTCAGTGTCGTATTCTGAGACTCTCGGTCTTTTTGGCTCTGAGGGGCTTGCACAGCGCACACAGCTTTTCTCCTAGGCTCAGGCTGGCTCCTCTCCAAAGTTGCTGccgttcttggtggtcatccagTGGTGCTGGGGTCTCCACTGCAACAGGGCACCTTTACCAATAGCTTCTTCTGCACTTTCTTCAGGGACTGTGACCCTGCCAGATGGTGCCAGGCTATAATTCCTTCAGTCTTGGGCCTtctactgcaactgaggctgcaccatCACCAATGCCTCTCCATGATTCTATCATGACTTCAAAAGCAGTACCACATTGGTGACTCTTACATGTTAGCAATTTTGGCTGCCAGCATAAGATGCAGCCTAGGCCCACTCTGGAATAGAGCTTCTTTGTTCTGACCCTGGAGAAGCACTTGCTAGAAGATTTCACCTGAGTGATGAtgtcttttgggtttgttttgttttgctttgttttgttccagACAAGAtcttatgtagttctggctgtcctgtaactcaccaTTTTAaccaggctggctgtgaactcacagagactctcctgcctctgcttccccaagcACTGAGAATGAAGGTGTGCACTGCTGTGCCTGCCCTTAATAGAATCTTTAAGGAACTTTCAGCCTTCCCTCTGAAAGTTTACAAGCCAGGCAGGCCTTCATCCTCTGCACTGCTCTCAGCATTATCCTCTGACTTCTCACAGCAGCTTGGTAAGCTCTGAACAACACTTAATGGTTGTTCCATAGCAAATCCCGAAGTCCTTTCTCAATACTTCCCAAAGCGCATGGTTAGTGTTACATCAGCAATACCTGACAACCTAGTACCAATTTCTCTCATAgtttctactgctatgataaaacaccttgactaaaagcaatttggggaggaaagggtttattttatcttttagttGTAGTCCAAGAAGGGAAATcagagcaggaattcaaggcagaaacctggaggcaggacctgaagaggccatggaattgcttactgccttgctccctcCTGGTCTGCTGATAGCATCTAGGACCATAGGCCTTGTGGCATAGCTGTCAATGGGCATAGTAGGGAAAGAGCAGTGCAAACACAGAGCCTCCAGTTCCATGTCCAGCATCCTGCACTTGTCATCATATTATCTGGACTGCCAGGTCCATAGGTAGGCTGGCCCTTGCAGCTCTACTGCCTGTAGCACACAGCCCCTCTGTTGGGCTAGCTTTGCTTCATGCCTGTAGTTTTCTTGACAAATGTACTATGGTCCTGACATTTCCAAAATCCCAGATTCTCCATTGTAACTTAGGTTTCACCTTAACAG
Above is a genomic segment from Arvicanthis niloticus isolate mArvNil1 chromosome 4, mArvNil1.pat.X, whole genome shotgun sequence containing:
- the Isg20l2 gene encoding interferon-stimulated 20 kDa exonuclease-like 2 → MSTILLNLDFGEPSKKAFGGNAKHQRFVKKRRFLEQKGFLNKKNQPPSKVSKLNSEPPKKRETSRVDGILKILPCPKKKKEAAASKRDSEHSKDKKASLSWLTPAPSKKTDSVVAKIDLLGEFQSALPKIKSHPSRTQKKGSKKKPLKKKIATENSTQAQSKDKSSKKKPLKKNAVQNSTQAHSEDKCPKVPQNLPGKMVAIDCEMVGTGPKGRVSSLARCSIVNYHGDVLYDEYVLPPCYIVDYRTRWSGIRKCHMVNATPFKTARSQILKILSGKVVVGHAIHNDYKALQYFHPKSLTRDTSQIPLLNRKADCPENVTLSLKHLTKKLLNRDIQAGKSGHSSVEDAQATMELYKLVEVEWEQHLAQNPPEN